GCGGGAGTTACGTCCCGTATGAGGATCTGGTCCGCCAGGCTGCGCGCACGACCGGTCTCGCTCCGTCGGTGGCAAACACCCTCGAAGCAAATTGGCAGTCCCTCCCGGTTTGGAGCGGCGCGCAGGCTGCGCTCGACCGGCTGGCCGGACGAACGCGCCTGGCAGTCGTCACCAATTGCTCAACGCGTCTTGGACGCATGGCAGCCGCCCGCCTCCGCACGCAATGGGATGTCGTGATCACCGCGGAGGAGGCCGGATATTACAAGCCCGACATCCGCCCCTATCGACTGGCTTTGGACAGGCTGGGCGTGTCGGCCGCGGACGCAGCGTTTGTCGCAGGCTCCGGCTATGACCTCATCGGCACCTCAGCGGTCGGACTACGCACCTACTGGCACAACCGCGTGGGCCTAGCGCGTCCCAATGGCGCGCCGGTCGCGGAGAGAGAATCCGCGAACCTCGATGACCTCATTCCCTGGCTGGAGGACTTTTCATGATATCTCGCACGTTAGCGGCATTATTCGTGGTCGGATTGAACCTCTCTGCGGCGACGGCTCAGGCGTTTCCCGAGAAGCAATTGACGCTGATCATTCCGTTTCCCGCCGGTGGTCCGAGTGATGCACTTGGCCGGGCAGTGGCTCAGGCTATGGCTGTCAACTTGAAGCAATCCGTCGTGGTGGAAAATATCGGCGGCGCCAGTGGCACCATCGGCCTGACGAAGTTGCTGAAGGCGCCTGCGGACGGATACTTGCTCGGCTTTGGCACCATCGGCACACACGTCGCGAACGTCGCACTCTTCAAGCACCTGCCTTACGACCCTGTCGCCGACTTCGAGCCCGTGGGTCTCGCTGGGATGGCCTCCACGCTTCTTGTCGCGAAGTTGGACTTGCCGGCGTCCAATCTACAGGACTTCGTCACCTATGCCCGCGCCAACCGCGCGAAACTCACCTATGGCAGCGCCGGCATTGGATCGATTTCGCATTATGCCTGCGTTCTGCTGCTGTCGAACCTGAAACTGAATATCACCCACGTTCCATATCGCGGCGTCGCCCCAGCGATGAACGATCTCATGGGTGGTCACGTGGACTTCATGTGCGACCAGACCACCACTGCGCTGCCCCAAGTGTCCGGCGGAACGATCAAGGCAATTGCAGCGCTGAGCGATCAGCCCCTGCCGCAGGCGCCTGGCGTGTCCACTGCGGCAGCCGCCGGCTATCCGGGCGTAAACCTCCGCTCCTGGAACGCGATCTTCGTGCGGAAGGGAACGCCCGCGCCGGTGCGTCAGAAATTAAATGACGCCTTGCGCTCAGCACTCGCCGACCCGGATGTCATGCGGCAAATGACGGCCGTTGGTGTCGAACTGCCAAGGGGAGCGGATCTCGAGCCCGGTGCCGTCAGCGCGCTGATCGCTCGAGGGCTGGAGCACGACGTACCAGTATTGCGCGCCAAGGGTGAATATCTGGACTAAACATGATCTCTCTCTCGGTTATTGAAACGCCCGCTGCCGTCGTCGACGTTGCACGCATGCAGCGCAATATCGCCCGCATGCAGGACCGGATGAATGCTTTGGGCGTCACTTTCCGTCCCCACGTCAAGACGACCAAATGCGTCGCTGTTGCCGACAGGCAGCGCGCCGCTGGCGCGAACGGCATCACCGTCTCGACCCTGCGCGAAGCCGAGGAGTTTTTTGCCGCGGGCTACGACGACATTCTCTACGCGGTCTGCATCGCTCCGCACAGGCTCCGCCGGGCCCAAGGACTGCGCGATCAGGGCTGCCGTCTCAAAATTCTGGTCGACTCGGTCGAGGCTGCGCTAGCCGTCGTCGAGGCGCAGTCGCATCGCGATCCTTTCGAAGTCCTGATCGAAGTCGATACTGACGGGCACCGCTCAGGTGTGGGCCCCGAGGATGAGCGGCTCATCGAGATCGGTCGCATTCTTCACGCCGGTGGCGCCACACTTTGCGGCGTGCTGACTCATGCCGGCAATTCCTATGAACTCAACGATCCCGAGGCCTTGGAGCGCTTGGCGGAGCAGGAGCGTACCTTGAGCGTGCGCGCGGCCGAACGGCTTCGTGCTGCTGGCCTTCCCTGCCCGGTCGTGAGCGTCGGATCCACCCCGACAGCGCTGTCCGCCCGCGCCTTGGACGGCGTTACGGAAGTGCGCTGCGGCGTATATGTGTTCTTCGATCTGTTCATGACGAATGTCGGCGTCTGCGCGATTGACGATATTGCCCTTTCCGTGCTGACGACCGTGGTGGGCCATCAGTCGGAAAAAGGCTGGATCATCGTCGATGCCGGATGGATGGCGATGAGCCGAGACCGCGGCACTGCTCGTCAGCGCCATGATTACGGATACGGGATCGCGTGCGACTTAGAGGGGCACCTGCTCAAGGGAGACTTGGTCATGATCGCGGCAAATCAGGAACATGGTATCCTCGCCGCGACGAACGGACGTCTCATCTCTCTTGAAAATCGCTTCCCGATCGGCACACGACTTCGAATACTCCCGAATCACGCCTGTGCAACCGGAGCGCAATTCTCCGAATATCATGCCGCCACGGGCAACGGCATTGAAACGTGGCGGAGGTTTAATGGCTGGTGACATTGATTACCTGGAACCTCACGGAATGGCGGCTCCTGGCGGGCACTACAGTCATGCTGTGAAAGCCGGTGCTCTTGTTTTTGTGTCTGGACAATTGCCGATCTCCGCCAATGGTGAGAGGCTTGCTGACAAGGACTTTCAGACCCAAGTGCGTCAGGCATTGGCCAATCTCGCGACGGCCTTGAAGGCGGCAAACAGCGTTGTCGACAAGCTCATTCATGTTCGCGTCTACGTCACGGACATCAATGACTGGCCGGTCTTCGACAAACTCTATTCCGAATGGATCGGCGCCGTCCGGCCAGCCCGCGCGGTCGTTCCCGTCCCGACGTTGCATTACGGCTTTCGTGTCGAGATCGAAGCCGTGGCAACCATCTGAAGCCGCCGAGGCAAAGGCCTGCTCCTTCGAGGACTCGTAAGAGCCGAACGGCATATCGACCACCACCAGCGCCCGCTTTGAGCCACGCATGACCGCATGGCCCTGACGGACACAGGTGCTACTCCCCGTCGGGACTGAACAGGCATGAGCCGAAGAGCGAGTTAGCGGATTGGCGGGAGGATGGGAAGGGATCACAAAGCAGCGGCAACCCGGCAAGCGTGGTGAGGCCCCCCGT
The genomic region above belongs to Pseudorhodoplanes sinuspersici and contains:
- a CDS encoding HAD-IA family hydrolase — encoded protein: MTMPRAVLFDLLTALLDSWSLWNASAGSEAAGRAWRAEYLRLTYGCGSYVPYEDLVRQAARTTGLAPSVANTLEANWQSLPVWSGAQAALDRLAGRTRLAVVTNCSTRLGRMAAARLRTQWDVVITAEEAGYYKPDIRPYRLALDRLGVSAADAAFVAGSGYDLIGTSAVGLRTYWHNRVGLARPNGAPVAERESANLDDLIPWLEDFS
- a CDS encoding tripartite tricarboxylate transporter substrate-binding protein, with protein sequence MTLIIPFPAGGPSDALGRAVAQAMAVNLKQSVVVENIGGASGTIGLTKLLKAPADGYLLGFGTIGTHVANVALFKHLPYDPVADFEPVGLAGMASTLLVAKLDLPASNLQDFVTYARANRAKLTYGSAGIGSISHYACVLLLSNLKLNITHVPYRGVAPAMNDLMGGHVDFMCDQTTTALPQVSGGTIKAIAALSDQPLPQAPGVSTAAAAGYPGVNLRSWNAIFVRKGTPAPVRQKLNDALRSALADPDVMRQMTAVGVELPRGADLEPGAVSALIARGLEHDVPVLRAKGEYLD
- a CDS encoding DSD1 family PLP-dependent enzyme, producing the protein MISLSVIETPAAVVDVARMQRNIARMQDRMNALGVTFRPHVKTTKCVAVADRQRAAGANGITVSTLREAEEFFAAGYDDILYAVCIAPHRLRRAQGLRDQGCRLKILVDSVEAALAVVEAQSHRDPFEVLIEVDTDGHRSGVGPEDERLIEIGRILHAGGATLCGVLTHAGNSYELNDPEALERLAEQERTLSVRAAERLRAAGLPCPVVSVGSTPTALSARALDGVTEVRCGVYVFFDLFMTNVGVCAIDDIALSVLTTVVGHQSEKGWIIVDAGWMAMSRDRGTARQRHDYGYGIACDLEGHLLKGDLVMIAANQEHGILAATNGRLISLENRFPIGTRLRILPNHACATGAQFSEYHAATGNGIETWRRFNGW
- a CDS encoding RidA family protein; its protein translation is MAGDIDYLEPHGMAAPGGHYSHAVKAGALVFVSGQLPISANGERLADKDFQTQVRQALANLATALKAANSVVDKLIHVRVYVTDINDWPVFDKLYSEWIGAVRPARAVVPVPTLHYGFRVEIEAVATI